Genomic window (Kangiella profundi):
ATGAAACCATAAGGGGGAAAGAACAATCGCCTGCACGATAATTAAAATAGGAATAATGCCCGGACGGGTTAATGGTAGCGATTGAGTGTTCATTAATTTTTGCCCCTACTCCATCAAAGCCAGAGCACTTAGACATTGATGCAAATGTTCAGCACCTTGTCCTTTTTCAATTCTAACTTTGGGTAATTCCAGGCCATACAAATTCCCTGCCTGCTCGGCTTTAATAACCGCATCGGTCAAATATGATATTGCTAACTCTTTATCGTATTGACTGACACTTTCCCAGGTCAGAAGGTGCTGCTCACCGACAAGCTCTTCGAATTCCTTCGTTAATAAACCACGCTCACGGGCGAACGCCTTCCACATTACCTGCTTGATTGGATCGCCTGATTGATAATCCCGTAGACTATGAAAGTCCTCTGATCCTTTTTGGGCAAAGGCACCCTCTTCCTGTCCATGTGACTGTGGTGCCAGGATCTGCGGACATTCGATGGGTTTAGGATAAATTAATGCAACATGATTCGGTTTAAACCAGGACCAGACCTGAAAGATTCCAAATGGAAAAATACTGGTACAGACGAATCGCTGTGGTTTTAACAGCCCACGTTTATTGGCCTTGATTTTGATGTGAAAGACAGCCTTGGCACGAGACTCAACGTCAAAGTACTCAACCTGTTTCTTGCTTAGGCCAATACCTATTGAAGAGCGGTAACTCTCAGATGGATTATTAAACTCAAAAGGAAATGAGCACTCCTGTCCAACATATACCGACTGCGGTTTTAAGGCTCTAATCTTGAGGCCTCGTACATTCCTATAGGTATAGAAAACCGACAGCATACCGATCGCCAACAGAATAAAGCCTGCCATAAACCCCATGTTGTTCTGATAATTTGTTGAGGCGACCAATATCAGAATCAGAATCATCAACATCAGCCAACCGTAACGGGTAGGTAAAATATAGATGTTTCTTTGGCGAAGATGAACTTCCTGCTGCTCAGGGCTTCTCTTATCCACCCAGCTAAAGAATTTCTGTTCTATGGCACTGACAATTTTCATCAAGTTTCGATTATGCTGGTACTGGTGTATCTTGAATTATTTGCTCAACCAGTACTTCAATTTTCTCGCTGGAAGTTTTCACTGACTGCAGGCGATGAGCAACGGTAGGCACAAAAACTTTCTGTATATCTTCAGGTAGAACATAATCCCTTTCATCAAGAAAAGCCCAGGCCTTTGCAGCTCCAATCAGCGCAAGCCCTCCACGAGGCGAAAGACCGTGCGCAAAGTCAGGACTTTGCCGAGTAGCATTTATCAGCTCCATCACATAACTTAATAAGTGATCACTGATTGTTATGGTTTGAACAGATTTCTGAATCTCCATCAGCTCATTAAGTTCAAGCAGAGTCTCAATCTTATTCATTTGTACTCGCCCTGATTCTCCACGAAGCAAGACTTTTTCAAAGCCCGCTTCTGGATAACCCAGTTGAATACGAAACAGGAAACGATCCAGCTGCGACTCAGGTAAAGAGTAAGTGCCAATCTGATAGGAAGGATTCTGAGTAGCAATCACAAAGAAAGGCTGTGGTAATGGGTAAGTTTTTCCTTCAATCGTAACCTGCTGTTCTTCCATGGCCTCCAGTAAAGCACTCTGAGCTTTAGGAGTTGCCCGGTTAATTTCATCTGCCAGAACCAGCTGCGAGAAAACTGGTCCAGGATGAAACTCAAAGCTACCTTTCTCACGATCATAAATATTGGCACCTACGATATCTCCGGGCAAAATATCACTGGTGAACTGAACCCGTTGAAACTCCAGACCAAAAACTCTAGCTATCGCCTGCCCCAGTGTTGTCTTACCCATGCCGGGCAAATCTTCAATCAGCAGGTGCCCCTTGGCTAATAAGCAGGCAACGGCCAGTTTGACTTGATGAGGCTTGCCTAAAACGACTTTGTTAAGCTGGTCAAGGACAGGATTCAACTTTTTATGCATAAATATACCGGATATAAGTTCTGTGAACCTATTAATGTTTCATTAATCAGGGTTCAGTTATCGTTCAGATACTGACGAGGATAATTGACCTCGCATTATTTAACAAGAATACATGAGGAGATAATAATGTCATTAAAGAAATTGTTCGTTGCAACTACGATCGCTCTTACATCAGGTCTAGCCATGGCGAACAACGTCAGTTATGACTATGTTCAAGGTGGTCTTATTGATTATGATGAAGTTGACGGTGTTAACTTTAAATTCTCAAAAAGCTTTACCGATAACTTCTACGGTAAAGTGGACTACAGTGACTTAGAAAATGGTGGTTTCGATATTAGCATCCTTCGTATAAACGCAGGTTTCAATATGGAAATCACAAACAATACTGACTTCGTCGCCGAGTTGGGATACGAAGATTTTGATGCTGACTTTGGTTTTGATGATAACGGTTATAACGTCATGGCCGGCTTCAGAAGCATGTTTACTAACGATCTGGAAGTAGGCGCCTATGCTACCCACTCAGACGTTCTTGACTCAACGGACATTACTGTAGAAGGTCGTTATCACTTTGATCGCAACATGTCGGTTGCGCTAGAGTTTGGTAACGATGATGAGCTTGACGAACATATCGGCGTAAACTTCCGTTACAGCTTCTAACCCCATCAGATAGACCTAAAAAGCCACTTACTTTTAAGTGGCTTTTTATTTCCTCATCCGGAATTGGTTATAGTATGATGGCCGGTGAATTTTTTGAATATGGAATGATAACGATGAAAAAAGCATTATTCTTAGCACTTATGAGCACTATTGGCTTATCTGCGCAAGCCAACGACAAACTTAGCTATGATTACTGGCAGTTTGGCTATATTCACAGTGAAGGTGAACTTACTAGCGATAAAACCGGGTTTAAGATTGATCTGGTTGGTAGTTTCAATGAGTCTACATACCTGCGATATATAGCCCAAGAACAAACGGCTGATATCTGGACAGACAATGTCGCAGGAGAAGTCACAGCCAAAGAATATTCCGTTGCTTTAGGTTGGCATACACCAATGGGGAGAAGTACAGACTTCTTTGCTGAAGTTGGCTATCTCAAGCAAGACGCTGAAGGAATAATACCAGGCGATACCTACGGTAATGATGAAGATGGCTACTTAGCCAACATTGGTATTCGTAGTAGATTTGCTGCCAATTGGGAGTATACAGTTTTTGCCGGATATCGTGATATTGATTTTTCTCCTTATGTTGACGAAGTTAACCATGAAGATGATAACGATTCAGTCTATGGTTTAGAAACTCGCTATTACTTCTCTAAGTTGTGGTCCGTAGGTATTGCAGTTTCTGAAGAGGCAACAGGCCTTACATCTGGACTAAACTTAAGGTTTACGCCTTAAGCACCAAACTTTGACTAGAGCCATTGGTCCACTGGGCCTTTGGCTCTTTTCTAGCCCTTGATATTCCTAATAATTATAAGCCTGTAAAGATTTCTGACATTTTTTGCAAACTGTTTCACACTAGCTCACGACTCAGTGAGAATCAGCACACAGATCATTTTTGAAAACTCCCTAAAATACACACCATACGATGTAAACAAACCATATGTGTAGGAAATTAAGATGAAATATATACTTGTTATTGTAGCTGCTTTAGCAGGTATCAAGTTTTTGGCAGACACTCCGTACTTTGCTCAGCTATTTGCTGAAAACAAAGAACTGTTTGTTGCATTGGCCCTGACTATAGCTTCTAAACCCTTGTTAAAGAAAATCTTTGAGTAACTCCTCCCTGTAGTTTTTCAAGGCGGCCTCGGTCGCCTTTTATTTTTCCCGTATATTCTTTACATCTCTTCATGAATAAAAAACAGGCATAAAAAAACCGAGCTTGGTTGCCCGGCTTTTTCATACAGTATTCCTTAATAAAAAGATTCCTGATTTTCCTTCATCTTGACCAGTACGTCTGCCGGCTTGAAGCGCTCACCATATAAGTTCTGATAATGCTTCAAACGGTCAACGATGGTTGCTACGCCACGCTTATCCATGTAACGGAATGGTCCACCATGGAAGGGAGGGAAACCAATACCAAAAATAGCTCCAACATCGCCATCTCTTGCACTGCGAATGATACCCTCATTCAGACAGCGGGCAGCCTCATTGGCCATTAGCAAGATTCCTCGTTCGGCTATTTCAGCTGAACTAACTTCTTTACCTGGCTCCACACCAAGTACATGATAAACGGATTCGTCGACCTGTTTCTTTTTGCCTTTGGCTGGATATTGATAAAAGCCACGATTGTTCTTACGGCCTTTTCGATCATCATCAAGCAATTTGCTGAAGGCTTTTGGAGGCTCCATGCGGTCACCAAATGCATCCTGCAGAATCGGAGCTACTTTAGTCGCCACATCAATTCCAACTTCATCCAGCAAGGTTATTGGGCCAACTGGGAAGCCAGCTTTAACCATCGCTTTATCAAGCGTTTCAATAGCTACGCCTTCACTCAGAAGAATACCTGCTTCATTAACATAAGGCGCCAAAATACGATTAACATAAAAACCAGCACCATCATTAACCACTATTGGCGTCTTGCCCTGTTCTTTACCTAAGGCAACACAGGTTGCTATCACCCAGTCCGCGGTCTTTTCTGTCTTAATGATTTCAAGCAACGGCATTTTTTCTACAGGTGAAAAATAATGTAATCCCACTACCTGCTCAGGACGCTTGGCACCCTCAGCGATTTTACTGATTGGAATTGAAGAAGTATTGGTGGCAAAGATCGTTTTCTCAGAGCAGTTCTCCTCAACATCTTTTACCATCTGATGTTTCAGTTCTAAATCTTCAAATACCGCCTCGATCACCATGTCGCAATCTTTAAATCCTTTGTAATCCGTTGAACCGGTCAGGTACGACATAGTATTTCGTGCATCGCTGGGTGAAATAATACGACGCTTCATTTTCTTGCTGATGATTTTCCAGCTGTAGTTGAGGGCACCATTAATGCCTTTTGAACTAACATCCTTAACGCGTACTTGCTTGCCTGCTTTGTCTACGGAAACATAGGCGATCCCTGAACCCATTAAGCCACCGCCTAAGACACCAACTTTATCAACCTGTACTGCCTCAACATCAGCGTCAACGCCCTTGTCTTTCTTGAGCTCAGTGGTTGCAAAGAAAATGCTGATTAGCGCTTTGGCTTCAGGTGTCACCACCAGCTGGCCAAAGTTCTTGGCTTCAATAGCAAGCCCTGCATCAAAGCCTTGGCTATAACCCTTTTCAACGCACTCTATAATTTTATGAGGGGCTGGATAATTACCTTTAGTTTTACTATCCACGGTTTTACGTGCCTGATTGAACACCAGGTTTCGACCTAGAGGATTAGCTTCCAGTAATAACTCTTTAATACCGGCCAAAGAAAGATAATAAGTCCATGGTTTTTTCTTGGAGCGGTCTTTGCGTAAATCATGAAGTCGCTTGGTGGCTGCCTTCATTAAATTTGCAGCGGGCACAATCTCATCAACCAGACCTAACTTCTTAGCCTGTTTAGGGAAAAGCTGCTTACCTGTTAGCATCATGTCCAAAGCTGATGGAATACCCACAAGTCTTGGTAAACGCTGAGTGCCGCCGCTTCCTGGCAGTAAGCCTAACTGAACTTCCGGCAGCCCCAGTTTCGTTTTGGGACTGTCACTTGCCACACGGCCGTGACAAGCAAGAGCAAGCTCAAGACCACCGCCCAGACAGGCACCATCAATCGCTGCAACAATCGGCACCTTGAACTTTTCCAGTTGGGTAAATAGTCTCTGGCCTGTTTTAGCGATCTCTTCAGCCTCTTCAGCTGTATTAACACTATTGAGTACTGTGATATCAGCTCCGGCAATAAAACTACCCGCTTTTCCGCTGCGAATGATGACACCTTTAACACTGATATCATCAGATAGCTTCTCAAGAATCTCTCCAACCTGCTCGCCGAACTCAGGTTTCAAAACATTCTGAGCTTCGCCTGGCAGATCGATTGTAATGACGGCAATGCCATCATCTTGCATGTTCAGTTCAAAAATTGACTCAGACATTATTCAACCTCCAGGATCATTGCTGCACCAAGACCACCAGCGGCACAAGCAGTCGTCAAACCAACCCCTCCGCCACGGCGTTTCAGTTCTCTCAATGTTTGCGTAATCATACGTGTACCTGTTGCGGCAAACGGATGGCCATAAGCCAGCGAGCCGCCCAGCACATTGAACTTATCCATATCAATATCACCAATCTTGGTGCGCTGACCGAGCTTTTCTTTTGCGAATTCAGTGGAGCCAAAAGCCTGAATGTTTGAAATAGTCTGCGCGGCAAAGGCTTCATGCATGTCAATTAAGTCTAAATCCTTAAGTTGCATTTTGGCTTTTTTCAGTGCCATTGGAGTTGCATAGGAGGGCCCCATCAGCATGTCATGGGTCGCCTCAATCGCTGCGAATGCATAACTTTTGATATAGCCCAGCGGCTCATAGCCTAGTGCTTTGGCTTGCGATTCTCTCATCATTAATACTGCTGAAGCACCATCACTCAATGGCGTGGAATTCGCTGCAGTTAATGTGCCATATTTTCGATCAAAGGCAGGGCGTAACTTGGCATAGCCCTCAAGGCTAGAATCAAACCGTACAATGTTATCGCGATGCAGCGGCTCTTTTGTGTAAGGCTCAGCGTAAGCAGTCATCACTTCATCATCCAGTTTGCCCTCTTCCCAGGCCAGTGCGGCAAGGGTATGCGAACGATGCGCCAATGCATCCTGTTCTTCGCGGGTAATGCCTCGGTCCCGTGCCATTTGCTCTGCATTCTCGCCCATCGTCATACCGGTAGAGTATTCTTTAATGGCCGGCGGAACTGGCAGTAAGTCTTTAAATCGTAAGCTTTTGATGATGGACAGTTTTTGCCCCACGGTTTTGGCTTTTTGCAAATCGACCAACGCCAGCTGTAATTTGCGGCTTACGCCAATTGGAACAACTGATGATGAGTCGGCGCCACCGGCGATACCGATCGAAACATCGCCTAAGCTGATTGAGTCGGCAAGGCTGGCAACGGTCTGAAAACTGGTAGCACAGGCTCGCGAAACTGAATAGGCATCAGTGTGCACATTCATAGGTGTCCCCAGTACGATCTCACGCGCAATATTGGGCGCCTCGGGCAGAATGACTACCTGTCCAAAAATAACGCGTTCTATCAATTTAGGGTCAAGCTCGCTGCGAACCATCAGCTCATTAACCACCATTTTACCCAGTTCAATAGCATTGATGCCTCGGAAATGGGTCGCCTGTTTAGCAAACGGGGTTCTCAAGCCAGAAATAATAGCTACGCGGTCCTGCTTTGCCCGCGCCCGTTTTCCTGCTGCTGTTTCACTCATGCCGGTCTCCTGATCAAGAGTCTTTTATATGATTATTCCTTCGATTGTACCTGAACGACTCAAGTTTTCAAACAAACGTTTGAATGGCTTGGGTTACTCGTACTTTTCATAGCAGGAGTTTGTCCCTAAGAAACAATTAGTTGCATTTTTAAAGTGATTTTTGATACAACTCAGGGAGCTTTTTTAATACATTGAACTATTCATCAGTTCGGCTTACAAAGCATTACCACAATTGGATACCCCATTATATGAGTATCAAACAACAATTTATTGAATTAGAACAATTCCTTAAGTCACGAATAATTGGTCAGCATGATTTAGTACACAAAATGCTAATTGCCCTGCTGGCAGATGGTCATTTGCTAGTCGAAGGAGCGCCAGGTCTTGCAAAAACTCGCGCCATCAAAGAACTGTCTACTGCCGTTGAAGGTAATTTTCACCGTATCCAGTTTACCCCGGACTTACTACCGGCGGATCTAACGGGAACTGAAATCTATCGACCGCAAGATGGCAGCTTCCACTTTCAGAAAGGCCCACTATTCCATAATATGATTCTGGCGGATGAGATTAACCGTGCTCCTGCAAAGGTCCAGTCAGCTTTATTAGAAGCCATGGCAGAGCGACAAATTACCGTGGGCAGTCATAGTTTTCCATTGCCTCAGCTATTCCTGGTAATGGCGACTCAAAACCCGATTGAACAGGAAGGAACCTATCCTCTTCCAGAAGCACAGCTGGATCGTTTCCTGATGCAGGTCATCGTTGACTACCCTGAAGCTGAAGCAGAAGCAGAGATTCTGGCACTGAATCGTCAGGAAGCATTAACTGGTGAGTCAACTCCAGCAAATCCATTAAGCCAGCAGGATTTGTTCGATGCTCGCAAAGAAGTGCTCTCAACTTATATGGCACCTGAAATTGAGCAATATCTTGTACAGTTGATAATCAGTACCCGTCAGCCAGAAAAACTTGGTGGTTCGATATCCAGTTATATAGAGTATGGCGCAAGCCCTCGTGCCACCATAGCTTTGGATCGTTGTGCTCGCGCGAACGCGTGGCTGAACAATCGTGATTACGTTACGCCTGGGGATGTGCAAACGGTATTATTTGACATCTTGCGTCACCGCATCATCCTAAGCTACCAGGCGGAAGCTGAAGGCGTTACTGCGGATGCCATTATTGATGAGTTAATCAAGCAAGTTCCAACACCATAATTGCTGAATCATTAATGACACAAAAAACCATTACCTCACAGCACGCAGGCTCAAACTCTATCGAGTTAAGTCTAGAGCAGCTAATTGCCTGTCAATATTGGGCGCGTGACAGCATTCCATTGCCCAACAAAAAATCAAAAGCACATCTGGTTGGCGGACATCTGTCGCCCTACAAAGGACGTGGCATGGAGTTTTCAGAGGTAAGGCAATATCAGCCCGGTGATGATATTCGAACAATTGACTGGAAAGTGACAGCTCGTACTGGTGAAGTTCATACCAAAATTTTTCAGGAAGAAAGAGAAAGACCTGTCTTCTTATTGCTGGATTTGCAGGACTCCATGTTTTTTGGTTCAACCAAGCGATTTAAATCCACTCTCGCCTGTTTGCAAGCTGCCAGAGTTTTCTGGACGGCTCATAACTCGGGTAACCGAGTTGGCGCTCTGTTGAGCACTGCAACCGAACACGTAGAGTTAAAACCATCAAATCGTCGGCAAAATGGCTTACGTCTTTTACAGCACATGCTGGAACTGCATAACAATCGATTAAACTCTGTCTACAGAGAGCAGGAAGCTTTTACCATCAATAGTAATTCACTCCGTGATGCTTTATCCCGTTTACGTCATTTAGTAAAAGGCGGAAGCTTGATCTATATATTCAGTGACTTCAGCAATTTATCTGATGCCTGTAAGCAGGACTTGATACACCTCGCTCAACATAACGATATTCATGCGGTCATGATGACAGATCCACTTGAACAGTCGATTCCAGTAGCTGGCGAGTTTATGATTACAGATGGTGATAAAACAATTGCTTTGAATTCAGCAAGGCCCGGTTTTAAAAATCGGTATCAGGAGATGTTCCATGAAAAGCTGGTTAAAACCCAGCAGTTATTCCAGGAGGCACAGTGTAGTTTTGTTGAATACAGCACCGCACAGGAACTGAGCGATTTTGCTATCAATCCTTATCGCAACCGTTCAACCTCAGTGAAGAAAACACTGTCGAGATAGTTATGGCGAATCCACAACAAGCTCAATTACTCGAACAGTTACGGGATATTCATCTTCCAGAAGGTGTTAGCTGGTGGCCACTGGCAATTGGCTGGTGGATCGTCATTGCAATTATCCTTACTGTTATTGTGCTGCTAATCGCAAAAGCAATTGTCAGCAAAAGACGTCAACGCTTTGCGCGCTATGCCTTAATAGAGCTCGATCAAGTAAAGCGCAATACCGATAACGACTGGCTGATGCAAACGCATCACATTATGCGTCGCGCCAGTCTATGTTATTTCCCCAAATCGCAGGTCGCGGTTATGGATAACCGGCACTGGGTTACTTTGCTATACCAGACCGGTAGTGACATCTGGAGCCAACAGAGTTTGAAGTTACTCGAAGAAGGAATCTACCGTAACCCTGATACCATTGACTCGTCTCACCAGCATCAATTTCTACACGAAGCCAGTTTATGGCTAGCACAACTGCCGGACATTAAACAGCTACCAGCACTTGAACCTTCTGCAACAAATCCAGCTCAAGGAGGTCCAGAAGATGTTTGAATTTGTCTGGCCCTGGGTCTGGCTGCTACTACCCTTACCTTTAATTGTCTGGTGGCTGAGTGAACGCAAGCGTAAACAGCAAGCATTAAGAGCACCACTCTTTTTGTATTGGCGCAGTATTCAAGAACAGGAAGGAAAATCAAGTAAGCGATTCCCTTGGCTTACCTTTCTGCTCTGGACCTTAATAATCGGAGCGCTGTCACGTCCCCAGTGGGTTGGCGAAGCTATGGAATTACCAGCGACAGGACGCGACTTGATGCTCAGCATTGACATCTCTGGCTCAATGGAAATGCCAGATATGGTGATAGACAATAAAGAAGTTGATCGGCTGGTTGCCGTTAAAGCATTATTGACGGACTTTATTGCTCGTCGCAAAGGTGACCGAATTGGCCTGATCCTTTTCGGTGAGCAGGCCTATCTGCAAACACCACTGACATTTGATCTGGAAACAGTACAGATCATGCTGGATGAAACCACCATCGGTCTTGCCGGTTCTTCTCGAACCGCAATAGGCGATGGGATAGGCCTTGCAGTAAAGCGGCTTCGTGAACGTGATGCTAATAATCGTGTTCTTATCTTATTAACCGATGGGCAAAACAACACGGGCGTATTGAACCCTCTCCAGGCAGCAGAGCTTGCTGAACACGCCGGAATTACTATCTATACCATTGGTGTCGGTGCTGACGAAATGATCGTTAAAAATCGATTCTTCGGTAATAGACGCATCAACCCATCACTGGAACTTGATGAAGAAACCTTAATAGCCGTAGCGGAGAAAACCGGTGGCCGTTATTTCCGAGCGCGTGACACTCAAGAGATGGAACAGATTTATAAAATTATTGATGAGCTTGAGCCTGTGGAAGATGACTATCAAAGCTATCGCCCGATTAAGGCACTATTTTATATTCCACTGGCGCTAGCATTATTGGTTTCATTGTTATCCATAATCATCCGTACCATGGTGAGTTGGCGCGTCAATAGAACAGCTGTAGTTCGCCAAGCACCAGCAAAACCGGAGGAAACTCATGTTTGATTTTCTTCCTGAAATTACGCAACTCCATTTTATCCGCCCCTGGGCGTGGTTGTTGCTGATTCCAGTCATCCTATTGTGGTGGCTATACAGAACCAAAGGTCAGCAAGCCAGCGGCTGGGCCAAACTAATTGATCAGCACCTGCTAGGCTGGATGATGCCAAACTCGCAATTAGGTAAAAGTATTAAGTGGCAAAAAAACTTATTGCTCACAATGTGGATTCTTTTGGTCATTGCCCTATCGGGGCCCAGCTGGAAGAAGCTGCCACAACCTGTTTTTTCTAATTTGGCATCACGAGTGATAGTCCTGGATTTGTCTTCTTCAATGGATGCACAAGATGTCAAACCCAGTCGCCTGGCTCGAGCCAAGTTCAAATTAACCGACATTTTAAAAGCTATTAAAGACGGCCTAACAGGCTTTGTCGTTTATGCTGGTGACGGATTCATACTCAGCCCTTTAACCAGCGACACCGATACAATTGATAACATGGTTGAGGTTCTCTCTACCAACCTTATGCCATTAGTTGGCAGTAAGCCTGACAAAGGCATCGAAAAAGCGATAGAGCTGCTAGACAATGGTGCCGCTGGTGAAGGTGATATCATCTGGATTACAGATGGCGGAGATGAGGAAGAGTTGTCAAGAATAAAAGAACTAATTAGCAAAACCTCCTACGACCTCAATATTCTTGCTATCGGTACCGCGGAAGGAGCACCCATTCCGATGTCGAATGGATCTGGCTTCGTCAAAGACAACAAAGGCAACATTGTCATTCCTAAATTGAATTACAATGAATTGGCAAATTTTGCAGATGATATCGGAGCAACTCTCACTCCTATGACAGCCGGTAATGAGGACATAGAACTTTTACTGCAACGCCCGCAGTTAACGGTGGATGAAAGGTTGGAAAAACAGGACATTATGGCAGACCGCTGGGAAGATGCAGGCTTCTGGTTATTATTTTTAGTACTGCCAATTTTATTACTAGGTTTCAAACACCGCTCAATGTTCGCGATAGTGCTTGTAATTAGCGTTGGCAGTTTTGCGAGCCCTCAGGCTCAAGCCAACCCGCTAGAAAGTCTTTTCCTCAATAAGGATCAGCAGGCTAAAAAGCTTCTGAATGAGGAGCAGTATCAAGAGGCTTATAAGACATTCGAAGATCCTGAGTGGAAGGCTGTAGCTGCTTATCGCAATGGCGACTATCAAATAGCAGAAAATAATTTTGAGAATGGTCAGCAACTCTCCCCTGCTGACAAGTTATATAATAAAGCCAATGCACAGGCTCTGGCCGGTGAACTTGAGGCAGCGGTATCGAGCTATAAAGAAGCGTTACAACTCAATCCGGATCACCAGGATGCCCTGTACAATAAGAAAATAGTTGAAGACCTGTTAAAGCAACAACAGCAAGAAAATCAACAAAGCCAACAACAGGATGAGTCCCAATCCGAACGAGAACAAAATGATCAGCAGCAGGAGCAACAACAGGATCAGAACTCTCAAAGTGATGAATCCAGCGAGCAGCAGCAACAGCCTAGTGATCAACAACAACAAAAGCCTGAGTTGACTGAAGAAGAGTTGCAGCAACAATTTAAAGAAGAGGAAAAGGATCAGGAACTGGATCAGTGGTTGAAACGCTTACCAGATGATCCAGGCGGTTTACTACGTCGAAAAATGTATCAGGAATATCGCGAACGTGGTCATAAACAACATGTTGATGAGACATGGTAATCACAATCTGAACGGGTTTATGTACGATGCAAATACTTAGACAAATATCCATGTACGGCTTGTTAATCATTGGGCTGTTTTTCACTCAAGTCCTGGAAGCCAAGGTTCAGTATTTTCTGGACCGTGGAGAGATTCGCGAGAATGAAACTTTTCGACTCAAGATAGTTGTACAAAGTCCATCAACCCTGGCCAATGCTCTGACGCTTGATTTTTTACCAGAAGAACTGGAGCGACTGAGCCTGCAACAGTTTAACAATAGCACCATGATTGATGGTAAGTTTCATAGTGAAATGGGCTGGGAAGTTAAACTTCTGGCAAGACAGGCTGGAACCTATACTGTACCTGCTACAAAGTTTGGCAGTGAAACTGCTGATTCTTTTACCATTCGAATTTTACCCGCAATAGATGAGCTCAAGGAGGACAACAGCCCAGCTAAAGTTAAACTTCGCGCGGCTCTTAATCTTGAAGAAGTTTATGTCCAGCAACAACTTATCCTGACCGTACGAATTTATCGCTCGGTGGTTACCCGCCACGAAAGTTTGACGCTCCCA
Coding sequences:
- a CDS encoding DUF58 domain-containing protein; this encodes MTQKTITSQHAGSNSIELSLEQLIACQYWARDSIPLPNKKSKAHLVGGHLSPYKGRGMEFSEVRQYQPGDDIRTIDWKVTARTGEVHTKIFQEERERPVFLLLDLQDSMFFGSTKRFKSTLACLQAARVFWTAHNSGNRVGALLSTATEHVELKPSNRRQNGLRLLQHMLELHNNRLNSVYREQEAFTINSNSLRDALSRLRHLVKGGSLIYIFSDFSNLSDACKQDLIHLAQHNDIHAVMMTDPLEQSIPVAGEFMITDGDKTIALNSARPGFKNRYQEMFHEKLVKTQQLFQEAQCSFVEYSTAQELSDFAINPYRNRSTSVKKTLSR
- a CDS encoding DUF4381 domain-containing protein, with the translated sequence MANPQQAQLLEQLRDIHLPEGVSWWPLAIGWWIVIAIILTVIVLLIAKAIVSKRRQRFARYALIELDQVKRNTDNDWLMQTHHIMRRASLCYFPKSQVAVMDNRHWVTLLYQTGSDIWSQQSLKLLEEGIYRNPDTIDSSHQHQFLHEASLWLAQLPDIKQLPALEPSATNPAQGGPEDV
- a CDS encoding vWA domain-containing protein, whose protein sequence is MFEFVWPWVWLLLPLPLIVWWLSERKRKQQALRAPLFLYWRSIQEQEGKSSKRFPWLTFLLWTLIIGALSRPQWVGEAMELPATGRDLMLSIDISGSMEMPDMVIDNKEVDRLVAVKALLTDFIARRKGDRIGLILFGEQAYLQTPLTFDLETVQIMLDETTIGLAGSSRTAIGDGIGLAVKRLRERDANNRVLILLTDGQNNTGVLNPLQAAELAEHAGITIYTIGVGADEMIVKNRFFGNRRINPSLELDEETLIAVAEKTGGRYFRARDTQEMEQIYKIIDELEPVEDDYQSYRPIKALFYIPLALALLVSLLSIIIRTMVSWRVNRTAVVRQAPAKPEETHV
- a CDS encoding VWA domain-containing protein; protein product: MFDFLPEITQLHFIRPWAWLLLIPVILLWWLYRTKGQQASGWAKLIDQHLLGWMMPNSQLGKSIKWQKNLLLTMWILLVIALSGPSWKKLPQPVFSNLASRVIVLDLSSSMDAQDVKPSRLARAKFKLTDILKAIKDGLTGFVVYAGDGFILSPLTSDTDTIDNMVEVLSTNLMPLVGSKPDKGIEKAIELLDNGAAGEGDIIWITDGGDEEELSRIKELISKTSYDLNILAIGTAEGAPIPMSNGSGFVKDNKGNIVIPKLNYNELANFADDIGATLTPMTAGNEDIELLLQRPQLTVDERLEKQDIMADRWEDAGFWLLFLVLPILLLGFKHRSMFAIVLVISVGSFASPQAQANPLESLFLNKDQQAKKLLNEEQYQEAYKTFEDPEWKAVAAYRNGDYQIAENNFENGQQLSPADKLYNKANAQALAGELEAAVSSYKEALQLNPDHQDALYNKKIVEDLLKQQQQENQQSQQQDESQSEREQNDQQQEQQQDQNSQSDESSEQQQQPSDQQQQKPELTEEELQQQFKEEEKDQELDQWLKRLPDDPGGLLRRKMYQEYRERGHKQHVDETW